The Actinomyces sp. oral taxon 414 genome has a segment encoding these proteins:
- a CDS encoding restriction endonuclease — protein MSAFGPSWTAEDAAADWMRRHGFPDATVMNGGVDTGVHVIASRAVAQVRTSFTPVGAEDLVRLVRDSRGMPGCHRILFSLSGYSEAARAYAEEHGVALLIVGRNGSVVPANAWGENLSGSRFGGGPLAMRPQAPAALAAPMAPARGSGWKHPVTWYAIGGFSLAVAIAGASNISKGEDVAATIGVMLFFVILAWVSFRYARGLERRRR, from the coding sequence ATGAGTGCTTTCGGACCCTCGTGGACCGCCGAGGACGCCGCGGCCGATTGGATGCGCCGGCACGGATTCCCCGACGCGACCGTCATGAACGGCGGAGTCGACACGGGCGTCCACGTCATCGCCTCGCGCGCCGTGGCCCAGGTGAGGACCAGCTTCACCCCCGTGGGGGCCGAGGACCTGGTCCGCCTGGTGCGCGACTCCCGGGGGATGCCGGGGTGCCACCGGATCCTCTTCTCCCTCTCCGGCTACTCCGAGGCGGCGAGGGCCTACGCGGAGGAGCACGGCGTCGCCCTGCTGATCGTGGGGCGGAACGGCTCCGTCGTCCCGGCCAACGCGTGGGGCGAGAACCTGTCCGGCTCGCGATTCGGGGGCGGCCCCCTCGCCATGCGTCCGCAGGCCCCCGCGGCCCTCGCGGCTCCGATGGCCCCGGCCAGGGGCTCGGGCTGGAAGCACCCGGTGACCTGGTACGCCATCGGGGGGTTCTCCCTGGCGGTGGCGATTGCAGGGGCGTCGAACATATCCAAGGGCGAGGACGTCGCCGCAACGATCGGCGTCATGCTGTTCTTCGTC